One Archangium violaceum genomic window, ACAACTTCGGCGTGGAGTTCCACCCGGCCCTCACCGACGCCCGGCTCCGGCAGATGGTGCTCGCCGCCACGCTGATGGTGGACCTCTGCTACTTCGAGGAAGGCCGCAGCAGCCCCGCGGGCTTCCTCCTGGACTTCTTCGACTGAGAGGGCCGGCCCGGGCCCTACTCCTCGGCCTTCTTGCGCGAGAACGGCATCAGCAGCCGCTCCACGGGCTGGCCTCCCACGAGGTGCTCGTCGACGATGGCGGGCACGTCCTCGGGCTTCACGCCCCCGTACCAGGTGCCTTCCGGATAGACGACCACGGACACCCCGAACGAGCAGGTGTCGAGGCACCCGGCGGCGTTGGCCCTCATCTGCCCCTTGAGGCCCCGCTTCTCCAGCTCCTCCTTGAAGCGGGCGCGGACCTCTTCACCACCCTTGGTGGCGCAGCATCCCTTGGGGTGCCCATCGGGACGCCGGTTGGTGCAGACGAATACGTGACGTTTGAAGGGGGGCATGTCGCCCTCCTAACGC contains:
- a CDS encoding (2Fe-2S) ferredoxin domain-containing protein, with product MPPFKRHVFVCTNRRPDGHPKGCCATKGGEEVRARFKEELEKRGLKGQMRANAAGCLDTCSFGVSVVVYPEGTWYGGVKPEDVPAIVDEHLVGGQPVERLLMPFSRKKAEE